In the genome of Segatella copri, one region contains:
- a CDS encoding o-succinylbenzoate synthase: MYKIDISERTLHFKQPAGTSRGVYTTRHSYYLTLTSDELPGVEGVGECATLPDLSCDAKPEYAVTLRQVCQMVEQMGRIPYDMIRAYPSITFGLETAFASFFDAAKKQNLSVSVPAGMENLTDLFDSPFGRGEEGITINGLVWMGTYEEMLARLEEKLQAGFHCVKLKIGAIDFFKELDLVKRIRDVYTQEQVELRVDANGGFLPENAMSQLEALAKYDIHSIEQPIKQHQWPKMAQLCMETPLPIALDEELIGVNVRSMKEALLDTIRPQYIILKPSLHGGIYGCNEWIQLASQRGIGSWITSALESNIGLHAIAHYAAKVYGPNVEIPQGLGTGQLFTDNIPMPLEIRGDKLFVVK; this comes from the coding sequence ATGTATAAGATAGACATCTCGGAGCGCACGCTCCACTTCAAGCAGCCGGCAGGCACGTCTCGTGGCGTATATACCACGAGACACAGTTATTATCTCACCCTTACATCGGATGAATTGCCGGGAGTAGAGGGAGTGGGTGAGTGTGCTACGCTCCCAGATCTCAGTTGCGATGCCAAACCGGAATATGCTGTCACCCTTCGGCAGGTGTGCCAGATGGTGGAGCAGATGGGACGCATTCCATACGATATGATTCGTGCTTACCCTAGCATCACCTTCGGTTTGGAAACAGCCTTCGCTTCGTTCTTCGATGCAGCGAAGAAGCAGAACTTAAGTGTCTCTGTTCCAGCAGGAATGGAGAACCTGACAGATCTTTTCGACTCTCCTTTCGGTAGGGGAGAAGAGGGCATCACCATCAACGGACTGGTGTGGATGGGTACTTACGAGGAAATGCTGGCACGGCTGGAGGAGAAACTCCAGGCGGGTTTCCATTGCGTGAAACTGAAGATTGGTGCCATCGATTTCTTCAAGGAACTTGACCTCGTCAAGCGCATTCGTGATGTCTATACCCAGGAGCAGGTGGAGTTGCGAGTGGATGCCAATGGCGGTTTTCTGCCAGAGAATGCCATGAGCCAGTTGGAGGCTTTGGCCAAGTATGATATCCATTCCATCGAGCAGCCTATCAAGCAGCATCAGTGGCCTAAGATGGCTCAGCTCTGTATGGAAACTCCGCTCCCTATCGCCCTGGATGAGGAGTTGATTGGGGTGAATGTGAGAAGCATGAAAGAGGCTCTGCTCGATACCATTCGTCCACAATATATCATCTTGAAGCCTTCGCTTCATGGGGGTATCTATGGTTGCAACGAGTGGATTCAGTTGGCCAGCCAGCGAGGCATCGGCAGTTGGATTACCTCTGCATTGGAGAGCAACATCGGTCTTCATGCCATTGCTCATTATGCTGCCAAGGTATATGGTCCGAATGTCGAGATTCCGCAGGGTTTGGGCACCGGTCAGCTCTTTACGGATAACATCCCGATGCCATTGGAAATCCGTGGTGATAAATTATTTGTTGTAAAATGA
- a CDS encoding carbon-nitrogen hydrolase family protein: MEPTRKIEKVGMRNLRMEDYDQLAKSFKRIYADSDVFWTKEQIKKLITIFPEGQVVIIVDDKIVGCALSIIVNYDMVKGDHTYAQVTGNETFNTHNPHGNILYGIEVFIHPDYRGLRLARRMYEYRKELCEKLNLKAIMFGGRIPNYHKYADKMRPKEYIEHVRNREIYDPVLTFQLSNDFHVRRVIRNYLPSDEESEHCATLLQWDNIYYQPPTDSYVDRKPTVRIGLVQWQMRPYASVDDLFEQVEFFVDSVSDYKSDFILFPEYFNAPLMARFNDLGEAQSIRMMAQYTDEIRDRFRELAISYNINIITGSMPYLKDDSLYNVGFLCRRDGSVDMYEKIHVTPDEQKCWGLSGGSHIQTFDTDCGKIGIVICYDVEFPELSRLMAEDGMQILFVPFMTDTQNAYSRVRVCAQARAIENECYVAIAGSVGNLPRVHNMDIQYAQSAVFTPCDFAFPNDGKRSEATPNTEMILVSDVDLNLLNELHTYGAVRNLRDRRKDLYDLKQKK, translated from the coding sequence ATGGAACCAACTCGAAAAATAGAAAAGGTGGGTATGCGCAACCTCCGCATGGAGGATTACGACCAGCTCGCCAAGTCGTTTAAGCGTATTTACGCTGACTCAGATGTATTCTGGACAAAAGAACAGATTAAGAAACTCATTACTATCTTCCCTGAGGGACAGGTGGTTATCATCGTGGATGATAAGATTGTGGGCTGTGCCCTCTCTATCATCGTTAACTATGATATGGTGAAAGGCGACCATACCTATGCTCAGGTTACGGGTAATGAAACCTTCAATACCCACAATCCTCATGGAAATATCCTTTACGGCATTGAGGTGTTTATCCACCCAGACTATCGTGGCTTGCGATTGGCGCGCCGTATGTATGAGTATCGCAAGGAACTCTGCGAGAAGCTCAACCTGAAGGCTATCATGTTTGGAGGTCGTATTCCAAACTATCATAAGTATGCCGACAAGATGCGCCCTAAGGAGTATATCGAGCACGTAAGAAACCGTGAAATCTATGATCCGGTTCTTACCTTCCAGCTCTCTAACGATTTCCACGTGCGTCGCGTCATCCGCAACTATCTTCCTAGTGATGAGGAGAGCGAACACTGCGCCACCCTGCTGCAGTGGGATAACATCTACTATCAGCCACCTACGGATTCTTATGTAGATAGAAAACCAACCGTGAGAATCGGTCTGGTACAGTGGCAGATGCGTCCATACGCTTCGGTGGACGACCTCTTTGAGCAGGTGGAGTTCTTCGTGGATTCCGTGAGCGATTACAAGAGCGATTTCATCCTCTTCCCAGAGTATTTCAATGCGCCATTGATGGCGAGATTCAACGATTTGGGTGAGGCACAGAGCATCCGCATGATGGCTCAATATACCGATGAGATTCGTGACCGATTCCGAGAGTTGGCCATCAGTTACAACATCAACATCATCACGGGTAGTATGCCTTATCTCAAGGATGACTCCCTCTATAACGTGGGCTTCCTGTGCCGTAGAGATGGTAGCGTGGATATGTATGAGAAGATTCACGTAACGCCAGATGAGCAGAAGTGCTGGGGATTGAGCGGCGGTAGCCATATCCAGACTTTCGACACCGATTGCGGTAAGATTGGTATCGTGATCTGCTATGACGTGGAGTTCCCTGAGTTGTCAAGATTAATGGCAGAGGATGGCATGCAGATTCTCTTCGTTCCGTTCATGACCGATACGCAGAATGCTTACTCCCGAGTAAGAGTCTGTGCCCAGGCGCGTGCCATCGAGAATGAGTGCTATGTAGCCATTGCGGGTAGTGTGGGCAACTTGCCTCGTGTTCACAACATGGATATCCAGTATGCCCAGAGTGCCGTATTCACTCCTTGCGACTTCGCCTTCCCTAACGACGGCAAGCGTTCGGAGGCAACACCGAATACCGAGATGATTCTCGTTTCGGATGTTGATTTGAACCTTCTGAACGAGCTTCATACCTATGGTGCTGTAAGAAATCTTCGCGATCGCCGCAAGGATCTTTATGACTTGAAGCAGAAGAAGTAA
- a CDS encoding phosphoethanolamine transferase has translation MNNSICKTICNTIYNKVSSGAFLYGYAVVALLLPNIALCFTERLSFWACGVNVLLPLALYMWFFSVAKCPGKMVWWAFIFIFFAAFQLVLLYLFGTGVIAVDMFLNLVTTNAGEAMELLDNLAPAVVGVFVIYLPLLVLGIIHIRKKHQISAAFQHHVRKWVMEVGGIGLFCLLACYVAVDDYCMRNQLYPVNVCYNLYLAFERNAASENYREASRDFKFDARSEHDAEAPEVYVMVVGETARAHNFSLYGYPRDTNPLLSKTPGIIAFPDAMTQSNTTHKSVPMLLSAASAEDFERLFHEKGILAAFKEAGFHTVFISNQQPNHSFIDFLGEQADEHYFLKTEDASQGNHYDEDLLQKLDEILPLADASSSSHYRYRKLFVVLHTYGSHFNYQERYPRSFAYFKPDSRSEAKPENRQDLLNAYDNTIRYTDYILHGIVERLQKWEKLQTKALAKTQAKLQAKTDGATCQPTSAMLYTSDHGENVFDDDRRLFLHAAPKASDYELHVPFIIWTSEGFGKQYPGAWKALEENRTKQVQTSLSAFHTMLGIGGIRTPYRLDEYSVASGKYHPARLLYLDDHDEAIPQEDAKF, from the coding sequence ATGAATAATTCTATATGTAAAACGATATGTAATACTATATATAATAAGGTGTCTTCGGGAGCCTTTCTTTATGGTTATGCGGTGGTGGCGCTGCTGCTGCCTAATATAGCCCTGTGCTTTACCGAAAGATTATCTTTCTGGGCTTGTGGTGTCAACGTGCTGCTGCCTTTGGCACTGTATATGTGGTTCTTTTCCGTCGCCAAATGTCCGGGAAAGATGGTATGGTGGGCGTTCATCTTCATCTTTTTCGCAGCCTTCCAGCTGGTGCTGCTCTATCTCTTCGGTACGGGAGTGATAGCGGTGGATATGTTTCTGAATCTCGTAACCACCAATGCGGGTGAAGCGATGGAACTCCTGGATAATCTGGCTCCTGCCGTGGTGGGTGTCTTCGTCATCTATCTGCCACTGCTGGTTCTGGGCATTATCCATATCAGGAAGAAACATCAGATATCGGCTGCATTTCAGCATCACGTTCGAAAATGGGTGATGGAGGTGGGAGGTATCGGCCTCTTCTGTCTGCTGGCATGCTATGTGGCGGTGGATGATTACTGCATGCGCAACCAGCTCTATCCTGTCAACGTCTGTTACAATCTCTATCTGGCTTTCGAGCGCAATGCGGCATCGGAAAATTACAGGGAGGCAAGCAGGGACTTCAAGTTTGATGCCAGGAGCGAGCACGATGCTGAGGCTCCAGAGGTGTATGTGATGGTGGTGGGTGAGACGGCGAGAGCCCATAACTTCAGTCTCTATGGCTATCCGCGGGATACCAACCCGTTGCTTTCGAAGACACCGGGTATCATCGCCTTTCCTGATGCCATGACGCAGAGTAACACCACCCACAAGAGTGTACCGATGCTCCTTTCGGCAGCATCGGCAGAGGATTTTGAGCGGCTCTTTCATGAGAAAGGCATCCTGGCGGCATTCAAGGAAGCCGGATTCCATACCGTGTTTATCAGTAACCAACAGCCCAACCATTCGTTTATCGATTTTCTGGGAGAACAGGCTGATGAGCATTATTTCCTGAAGACAGAGGATGCTTCACAAGGCAACCATTATGATGAGGATCTGTTGCAGAAACTGGATGAGATATTGCCATTGGCTGATGCTTCCTCGTCTTCCCATTACCGCTATCGCAAGCTCTTCGTGGTGCTTCATACCTATGGTTCGCACTTCAATTATCAGGAGCGCTATCCTAGGAGTTTTGCTTACTTCAAGCCCGATAGCAGGAGTGAAGCGAAGCCGGAGAATCGACAGGATTTGTTGAATGCCTACGATAATACCATCCGATATACCGATTATATTCTGCATGGTATCGTAGAACGTCTGCAGAAATGGGAGAAGCTTCAAACTAAGGCTCTAGCTAAGACTCAGGCAAAGCTTCAGGCAAAGACGGATGGGGCAACCTGCCAGCCTACATCGGCAATGCTCTATACCAGCGACCATGGCGAGAATGTCTTTGATGACGACCGTCGCCTCTTCCTGCATGCTGCCCCGAAGGCATCTGATTACGAACTGCATGTGCCTTTCATCATCTGGACCTCCGAAGGTTTCGGAAAGCAATATCCAGGCGCATGGAAGGCATTGGAAGAAAATCGCACGAAACAGGTGCAGACGAGTCTTTCTGCTTTCCATACCATGCTGGGTATCGGCGGCATCCGAACTCCTTATCGCCTGGATGAATACTCGGTGGCAAGCGGGAAGTATCATCCTGCCAGGTTGCTTTATCTGGATGATCATGATGAGGCGATTCCGCAGGAGGATGCCAAGTTTTAG
- a CDS encoding BamA/TamA family outer membrane protein — protein sequence MMLALGSYASEPDSTLQTRKSWMTRFLDYFNDANKNKKHKRFDFSVIGGPHYASDTKFGLGMVAAGLYRTDVNDSILPPSNVSLFGDVSTVGFYMLGVRGNHLAPQGRYRIDYHLYFYSFPSDFWGMGFEMGDNDDNKSDMKRWQAQVEASFLIKVADNFYVGPMAAYDYVIGKQIERPELLQGMDKHTWNVGAGVSLVYDNRDNLTNPHRGIYLNIKQMFRPKFMGNDYAFSSTKFRFDAYQRLGKGTILAEDFGANFNFGNPSWGMMAELGGTSSMRGYYEGRYRDKHSLEATVELRQHVWKRNGIVVWAGAGTVFPKFSAMRSRQILPNAGVGYRWEFKKDVNVRLDYGFGKSGQSGFLFNINEAF from the coding sequence ATGATGTTGGCATTGGGCAGCTATGCCTCGGAGCCGGATTCAACTCTTCAAACCAGGAAATCGTGGATGACGCGCTTTCTGGATTACTTCAATGATGCCAATAAGAACAAGAAGCATAAGCGTTTTGACTTCAGTGTGATAGGTGGTCCGCACTATGCATCCGATACCAAGTTTGGCTTGGGCATGGTGGCGGCGGGTCTCTATCGTACAGATGTGAATGACAGCATTCTTCCTCCTTCCAATGTATCGCTCTTTGGCGATGTGAGCACGGTGGGGTTCTATATGTTGGGTGTTAGGGGTAACCACCTCGCACCCCAGGGGCGCTATCGCATAGACTATCACCTTTATTTCTATTCATTCCCTTCTGATTTCTGGGGAATGGGTTTTGAGATGGGCGATAACGACGACAACAAGAGCGATATGAAACGATGGCAGGCTCAGGTGGAGGCAAGCTTCCTCATCAAGGTGGCTGATAACTTCTATGTAGGACCGATGGCGGCTTATGATTATGTAATCGGAAAGCAGATAGAACGTCCGGAACTGTTGCAGGGCATGGATAAGCATACCTGGAATGTGGGAGCGGGTGTATCGCTGGTTTATGATAATCGAGATAACCTGACCAATCCACATCGGGGCATCTATCTGAATATCAAGCAGATGTTCCGGCCTAAGTTCATGGGCAATGACTATGCCTTCAGCAGTACGAAATTCCGCTTTGATGCTTATCAGCGGCTGGGTAAGGGAACGATACTTGCTGAGGATTTCGGAGCCAATTTTAATTTCGGAAATCCTTCGTGGGGCATGATGGCGGAGTTGGGCGGAACCAGTTCGATGCGTGGCTACTACGAGGGGCGCTATCGTGACAAGCATTCACTGGAGGCTACGGTGGAGCTGCGCCAGCATGTGTGGAAGCGCAACGGCATTGTGGTTTGGGCAGGAGCCGGCACCGTTTTTCCTAAGTTCTCTGCCATGAGAAGCCGGCAGATTCTGCCGAATGCCGGTGTGGGCTATCGCTGGGAATTCAAGAAGGATGTGAATGTAAGATTGGATTATGGTTTTGGAAAGTCGGGACAATCCGGTTTCCTCTTCAATATCAACGAAGCATTTTGA
- a CDS encoding PCMD domain-containing protein, whose amino-acid sequence MAVAALSCLPIKGQEKVVPLKYGNMDHWVVRNIKESAIIGGNQKTIYAVGPNMTLNGNTPYTNKGGSPWGSSNVLAHVSGIYKTNNSVYRDKHEGGYCAKLVTHIEKVKVLGLINIKVLAAGSLFLGDVREPITSTKDGPKAINWGIPFTARPKAVRFDYKTYMPNVAHRIKQTGFSSASTVAGRDYAIAVLYLQKRHEDAQGNITAKRVGTMVVKYGKSTNGWVENATYTIHYGDIRHMAGYDAATMGLRSTDYARNSKGKRVPVKEVGWASAGDTPSHLILQFSSSHGGAYIGTPGNTLWIDNVAMVY is encoded by the coding sequence ATGGCGGTTGCCGCCTTGTCGTGCCTCCCTATAAAGGGACAGGAAAAGGTGGTTCCATTGAAATATGGAAACATGGACCACTGGGTAGTAAGAAATATCAAGGAATCGGCTATCATCGGCGGTAATCAGAAAACCATCTATGCCGTGGGACCGAATATGACCCTCAACGGAAATACGCCTTATACCAACAAGGGCGGTTCGCCATGGGGATCATCCAATGTGCTGGCACATGTATCAGGCATCTATAAAACCAACAACTCGGTGTATCGCGACAAACACGAGGGGGGATATTGTGCCAAACTGGTTACCCATATAGAAAAGGTGAAGGTGCTCGGACTCATCAACATCAAGGTGCTGGCTGCCGGCTCCCTCTTTCTGGGCGATGTGCGCGAACCGATTACCAGTACCAAGGATGGTCCGAAGGCTATCAACTGGGGCATCCCGTTTACGGCACGTCCTAAGGCTGTGAGATTCGACTACAAGACCTACATGCCGAATGTGGCTCATCGCATCAAGCAGACCGGATTCAGCAGTGCATCCACCGTGGCGGGTCGCGACTATGCCATCGCCGTGCTCTATCTGCAAAAGCGTCATGAGGATGCCCAGGGCAACATCACGGCCAAGCGTGTGGGAACGATGGTGGTGAAGTATGGCAAGAGTACCAATGGATGGGTGGAGAATGCCACCTATACCATTCATTATGGTGACATCCGCCACATGGCCGGTTACGATGCAGCCACGATGGGTCTCCGTTCTACCGATTACGCCCGCAACAGCAAGGGAAAGCGTGTGCCTGTGAAGGAAGTGGGATGGGCGAGTGCTGGCGATACGCCGAGCCATCTCATCCTGCAGTTCTCTTCTTCGCATGGCGGAGCCTATATCGGTACGCCGGGCAATACCCTGTGGATTGATAATGTGGCAATGGTGTATTAA
- a CDS encoding dTDP-glucose 4,6-dehydratase, whose amino-acid sequence MKNIIITGGAGFIGSHVVRLFVNKYPEYHIINLDKLTYAGNLANLKDIEDKPNYTFVKGDICDFDLMLKLMQDYKVDGIIHLAAESHVDRSIKDPFTFAHTNVMGTLSLLQAAKIYWESLPEGYEGKRFYHISTDEVYGALQMTHPEGVPAPFTTKASSGKNHEAYGEEFFVETTKYNPHSPYSASKASSDHFVRAFHDTYGMPTIVTNCSNNYGPYQFPEKLIPLFINNIRHRKPLPVYGKGENVRDWLYVVDHARAIDMIFHKGKIAETYNIGGFNEWKNIDIIKVVIKTVDRLLGRKEGEDMDLITYVTDRKGHDMRYAIDSRKLQKELGWEPSLQFEEGIEETVKWYLENQEWMDNVTSGDYQKYYDNMYSNR is encoded by the coding sequence ATGAAGAATATCATTATCACGGGCGGTGCTGGTTTCATCGGCTCACACGTAGTAAGACTTTTCGTGAACAAATATCCTGAGTATCACATCATCAACCTCGATAAGTTGACATACGCAGGCAACCTGGCTAACCTCAAGGACATTGAGGACAAGCCTAACTATACTTTCGTTAAGGGCGACATCTGCGATTTCGACCTGATGTTGAAGCTGATGCAGGACTACAAGGTGGATGGCATCATCCATCTCGCTGCCGAGAGCCACGTAGATAGAAGTATCAAGGATCCATTCACTTTCGCTCATACCAACGTGATGGGTACCCTGTCTCTGCTCCAGGCGGCAAAGATCTACTGGGAGAGTCTTCCTGAGGGTTACGAGGGCAAGCGTTTCTACCACATCTCTACTGATGAGGTTTACGGTGCATTGCAGATGACTCACCCTGAGGGCGTTCCTGCTCCTTTCACTACCAAGGCATCCAGCGGTAAGAACCACGAGGCTTACGGCGAGGAGTTCTTCGTAGAGACTACCAAGTACAATCCTCACTCTCCATACTCAGCATCCAAGGCAAGCTCAGACCACTTCGTTCGTGCTTTCCACGATACATACGGTATGCCAACCATCGTAACCAACTGCTCTAACAACTACGGTCCATACCAGTTCCCAGAGAAGTTGATTCCGCTGTTCATCAACAACATCCGTCATCGCAAGCCATTGCCTGTTTACGGTAAGGGTGAGAACGTGCGCGACTGGTTGTATGTAGTGGATCATGCCCGTGCCATCGATATGATTTTCCACAAGGGTAAGATTGCCGAGACTTACAACATCGGCGGTTTCAACGAGTGGAAGAACATCGATATTATCAAGGTAGTCATCAAGACAGTAGACCGTCTGCTCGGCAGAAAGGAAGGCGAGGATATGGATCTCATCACTTATGTAACCGACCGAAAGGGTCACGATATGCGTTACGCCATTGACTCTAGAAAGTTGCAGAAGGAATTGGGTTGGGAGCCATCTCTCCAGTTTGAGGAGGGTATCGAGGAAACCGTAAAATGGTATCTCGAGAACCAGGAATGGATGGACAACGTAACCTCTGGTGATTACCAGAAGTACTACGACAACATGTATTCTAACCGATAG